A region from the Acyrthosiphon pisum isolate AL4f chromosome A1, pea_aphid_22Mar2018_4r6ur, whole genome shotgun sequence genome encodes:
- the LOC100163534 gene encoding serine--tRNA ligase, cytoplasmic, translating into MVLDLDLFRTEKGGNPDQIRENQRKRFKDPSLVDNVVEADGKWRQLRFKADNLNKLKNLCSKTIGEKIKSKEPQPKDGGDVAADFVLDTITVDVLKPLSVEQIKKVRVLIDNALTQNDKDLLDVEKTRNDSFKEISNFLHESVPLSNDEEENAVVATVGDCTVKKRYSHIDLIHMIDGVDADAGTTVSGTRGYYLKGPAVFLQSALVQEALRRWDDKGYKPLYTPFFMRKEIMQEVAQLAQFDEELYKVIGKGSEKVGDHNLDEKYLIATSEQPIAALHRDQWLPEASFPIRYLGVSTCFRQEVGSHGRDTRGIFRVHQFEKVEQFVLTSPFDNQSWILFDEMINNSRQFYDDLGIAYRVVNIVSGALNHAAAKKLDLEAWFPGSGAFRELVSCSNCLDYQSRRLLVRYGQTKKMNEKVDYVHMLNATACATTRVICAILETYQTETGIKVPEILKKYLPTRYQDEIPFVKSAPIDEEDTKKQKNKKRE; encoded by the coding sequence ATGGTGCTCGACTTGGACTTGTTCCGGACAGAAAAAGGTGGCAACCCGGACCAGATTCGTGAAAACCAAAGGAAACGTTTTAAAGACCCGAGTTTAGTGGACAATGTTGTCGAAGCCGACGGCAAGTGGCGGCAGCTGCGTTTCAAGGCAGACAATCTAAACAAGTTGAAAAACCTCTGCAGCAAAACGATCGGCGAGAAGATCAAATCTAAGGAACCGCAGCCCAAAGATGGTGGCGACGTCGCGGCCGATTTCGTTTTGGACACGATCACAGTCGACGTTTTGAAACCATTGTCAGTGGAACAAATCAAAAAAGTGCGCGTACTCATCGACAATGCTTTGACCCAAAACGACAAAGACCTGCTTGACGTAGAGAAAACGAGAAACGATTCGTTCAAAGAAATCAGTAATTTCTTGCATGAATCGGTCCCGTTAAGCAATGATGAAGAAGAAAACGCTGTGGTCGCCACGGTTGGCGATTGTACGGTCAAGAAGAGGTACTCTCATATAGATCTAATTCACATGATCGACGGTGTAGATGCTGATGCAGGAACCACTGTATCGGGCACCCGAGGATATTATCTCAAAGGTCCAGCTGTGTTTTTACAGTCTGCACTTGTCCAAGAAGCCTTGCGCCGATGGGATGATAAAGGATACAAACCATTGTATACACCGTTTTTTATGCGGAAAGAAATTATGCAAGAAGTCGCTCAACTTGCTCAGTTTGACGAAGAACTTTATAAGGTAATTGGCAAAGGTAGTGAAAAAGTTGGTGACCATAatttagatgaaaaatatttgatcgCAACTTCTGAACAACCAATAGCAGCACTTCATCGCGACCAATGGTTACCTGAAGCTAGTTTTCCTATTCGTTATCTTGGAGTATCAACATGTTTCCGACAAGAAGTCGGATCTCATGGAAGGGACACAAGAGGAATATTCAGAGTACATCAATTTGAAAAAGTTGAACAGTTTGTTTTAACGTCCCCTTTTGATAATCAATCTTGGATTTTATTTGATGAAATGATCAATAATTCAAGACAGTTTTATGATGACTTAGGCATTGCGTATAGAGTTGTTAACATTGTATCTGGTGCATTGAATCATGCTGCAGCCAAGAAACTCGACTTGGAAGCATGGTTCCCTGGATCTGGGGCATTCCGTGAATTGGTATCTTGCAGTAATTGTTTAGATTATCAATCAAGAAGATTACTAGTACGGTAtggtcaaacaaaaaaaatgaatgaaaaagtTGATTATGTGCATATGTTAAATGCTACTGCATGTGCTACAACCAGAGTAATTTGTGCTATTTTGGAGACTTATCAGACCGAAACAGGAATCAAAGTGCCAGAAATATTGAAGAAATACTTACCAACCAGATATCAAGATGAGATACCATTTGTGAAATCGGCTCCCATTGATGAAGaagatacaaaaaaacaaaaaaacaaaaagagggaatga
- the LOC100571203 gene encoding serine--tRNA ligase, cytoplasmic-like → MDSKDGLGEKYDKYLIATSEQPIAALHRDQWLPEASFPIRYLGVSTCFRQEVGSHGRDTRGIFRVHQFEKVEQFVLTSPFDNQSWILFDEMINNSRQFYDDLGIAYRVVNIVSGALNHAAAKKLDLEAWFPGSGAFRELVSCSNCLDYQSRRLLVRYGQTKKMNEKVDYVHMLNATACATTRVICAILETYQTETGIKVPEILKKYLPTRYQDEIPFVKSAPIDEEDTKKQKKQKEGMKNKK, encoded by the exons ATGGACAGCAAGGACGGCCTGGGAGAAAAAT ATGATAAATATTTGATCGCAACTTCTGAACAACCAATAGCAGCACTTCATCGCGACCAATGGTTACCTGAAGCTAGTTTTCCTATTCGTTATCTTGGAGTATCAACATGTTTCCGACAAGAAGTCGGATCTCATGGAAGGGACACAAGAGGAATATTCAGAGTACATCAATTTGAAAAAGTTGAACAGTTTGTTTTAACGTCCCCTTTTGATAATCAATCTTGGATTTTATTTGATGAAATGATCAATAATTCAAGACAGTTTTATGATGACTTAGGCATTGCGTATAGAGTTGTTAACATTGTATCTGGTGCATTGAATCATGCTGCAGCCAAGAAACTCGACTTGGAAGCATGGTTCCCTGGATCTGGGGCATTCCGTGAATTGGTATCTTGCAGTAATTGTTTAGATTATCAATCAAGAAGATTACTAGTACGGTAtggtcaaacaaaaaaaatgaatgaaaaagtTGATTATGTGCATATGTTAAATGCTACTGCATGTGCTACAACCAGAGTAATTTGTGCTATTTTGGAGACTTATCAGACCGAAACAGGAATCAAAGTGCCAGAAATATTGAAGAAATACTTACCAACCAGATATCAAGATGAGATACCATTTGTGAAATCGGCTCCCATTGATGAAGaagatacaaaaaaacaaaaaaaacaaaaagagggaatgaaaaataaaaaataa